Within Fibrobacter sp., the genomic segment GTCTTTTTTCCTATCCGGTTCTAATGGCTGCGGACATTCTTGCTTATCAGGCAAACAGAGTACCTGTGGGAAAAGACCAGAAGCAGCATCTTGAGATTGCCAGGGATCTTGCGATTAAATTCAACTCCACTTATGGTAACGCTTTTACTGTTCCTGAACCTGAGATAAAAGAGGAACTGGCAGTAGTACCTGGAATTGACGGTCAGAAGATGTCCAAATCCTATGGAAATACCATAGAAATTTTTGGTGATGAGAAATCGATACAAAATAAAGTGATGAGCATAGTCACCGATTCTGCACCCGTAGATGCGCCAAAAGAACCGGAAAAAAGCATTATCTTTACTATATATAAGCACTTTGCATCCGCATCTGAGACAGAAATTATGGCTGAGAGATTCAGGGCCGGAGGTTACGGGTACGGTGAAGCGAAGAAGG encodes:
- a CDS encoding tryptophan--tRNA ligase, which gives rise to LFSYPVLMAADILAYQANRVPVGKDQKQHLEIARDLAIKFNSTYGNAFTVPEPEIKEELAVVPGIDGQKMSKSYGNTIEIFGDEKSIQNKVMSIVTDSAPVDAPKEPEKSIIFTIYKHFASASETEIMAERFRAGGYGYGEAKKELFDVLWDYFEPFRKRREELESKPGLVKEIREKGAAKARKVISSTLERVRSLVGVD